The following coding sequences lie in one Sorghum bicolor cultivar BTx623 chromosome 6, Sorghum_bicolor_NCBIv3, whole genome shotgun sequence genomic window:
- the LOC8073406 gene encoding probable plastid-lipid-associated protein 2, chloroplastic yields MAGSAFLNALVLRAPSPSPSLSCSSSSTRRSAGAFAFPNPPRLPSLRSARRVVLARAAAAPPGAGGDPEPEDDEWGPEPEGGSAVTGATAVAEAPEAPEAREVAELKAQLKDALYGTERGLRASSESRAKVLELITQLETRNPTPAPTEALTLLNGKWILAYTSFSQLFPLLGFGNLPELVKVEEISQTIDSENFTVQNCIKFSGPLATTSVATNAKFEIRSPKRVQIKFEEGIVGTPQLTDSIVLPEKFELFGQNIDLSPLKGIFTSIENAASSVAKTISDQPPLKIPIRTNNAESWLLTTYLDEELRISRGDGSSIFVLFKEGSTLLN; encoded by the exons ATGGCGGGATCCGCGTTCCTCAACGCCCTCGTCCTCCGCGCGCCATCCCCATCCCCGTCGCTCTCGTGCTCGTCCTCGTCTACGCGCCGCAGCGCCGGCGCCTTCGCGTTCCCGAACCCACCGCGCCTCCCATCTCTGCGTTCTGCGCGCCGCGTCGTCCttgcgcgggcggcggcggcgccgccgggcGCGGGCGGTGACCCCGAGCCCGAGGACGACGAGTGGGGGCCGGAGCCCGAGGGCGGGTCCGCTGTCACGGGAGCGACCGCGGTGGCGGAGGCGCCTGAGGCGCCGGAGGCGAGAGAGGTCGCGGAGCTCAAGGCGCAGCTGAAGGACGCGCTGTACGGCACGGAGCGGGGCCTGCGGGCGTCCAGCGAGTCGCGGGCCAAGGTGCTGGAGCTCATCACGCAGCTCGAGACGCGCAACCCCACGCCGGCGCCTACCGAGGCGCTTACGCTCCTCAACGGCAAGTGGATCCTCGC GTACACATCATTTTCCCAACTGTTCCCACTATTGGGGTTTGGCAATCTGCCTGAGCTCGTGAAAGtggaggaaatatcacagaccATTGATTCTGAGAACTTCACAGTGCAAAACTGTATAAAGTTTTCAGGACCTTTGGCTACAACCTCAGTTGCCACCAATGCAAAATTTGAAATCAGAAGCCCCAAGCGCGTGCAG ATCAAATTTGAAGAAGGCATTGTTGGTACACCACAGTTGACCGACTCCATTGTGCTACCAGAGAAGTTTGAATTGTTTGGACAGAACATCGACCTGAGTCCACTGAAAGGCATATTTACATCTATCGAAAATGCAGCATCCTCGGTTGCAAAGACCATATCTGATCAGCCTCCGCTGAAAATACCAATCAGGACAAACAACGCTGAATCATGGTTGCTTACGACCTACCTTGACGAAGAGCTCAGGATCTCCAGAGGCGATGGCAGCAGCATCTTTGTGCTGTTCAAGGAAGGAAGTACTCTTCTAAACTGA